In Gossypium arboreum isolate Shixiya-1 chromosome 5, ASM2569848v2, whole genome shotgun sequence, a single genomic region encodes these proteins:
- the LOC108451016 gene encoding protein NRT1/ PTR FAMILY 4.5-like, translating to MEYSASTIKLGSRISCHFYYKDQSPCLVFIKTTLIHFIPTSQASKMDGKKGGFRACCFVFALGALENIGFVANMVSMVIYFHYLLKFDLPTSSNTLTNFLGSVCLLSLLGGFISDTYLNRLYTILIFGSLEVIGLSMVTIQAYSKDLRPDITCEKSCIKGGIALMFYGSLSILAIGTGGVKGALPALGADQFDSKDPKGAKQLGSYFNWYMLSTTFGAMIGVSFVVWVSINKDWYWGFFMGTMAAIVGFIAIALGKPFSHYPPLRSSPLLRIAQVIVVAFKNRRLILPENPVELFEMNDKDKYQYDEKLPHTNQFRLLDKAAIVPLETFPQPWKVCTVTQVEEVKVLTRMLPILASTIIMNTCLAQLQTFSVLQGVFMDQHIFGKKFPPASIPIIPLVFMTFLIPIYEFVVVPFALKITGHPSGITQLQRVGVGLILSIISMGVAGIIEVKRRDQSIKDPFNPISLFWLSFQYGIFGLADMFTIVGLMEFFYKEAPSGMKSLATSFAWLSLSFGYFLSSAFVDIMNAVTKKIAPSKKGWIEGDDLNESNLNLFYWFLAVLSTLNFVVYLLCASWYKYKEDTAESETESRNETESRNDQ from the exons ATGGAGTATTCGGCTTCAACAATAAAGCTGGGGTCTAGAATTTCTTGCCATTTCTATTATAAAGACCAGTCTCCATGCCTTGtcttcatcaaaacaacattgaTCCACTTCATTCCAACCTCTCAAGCTTCAAAAATG GATGGAAAGAAAGGTGGATTCAGAGCTTGCTGTTTTGTTTTTG CTCTTGGGGCCCTTGAGAATATCGGGTTTGTTGCTAACATGGTTAGCATGGTTATCTATTTTCATTACTTATTGAAATTTGATCTTCCAACTTCTTCAAATACTCTCACAAACTTCTTGGGATCAGTATGCTTGCTTTCACTGTTAGGAGGCTTCATTTCGGACACTTACTTGAACCGACTGTATACGATTTTGATATTTGGATCACTGGAAGTAATA GGTTTGTCAATGGTGACCATCCAGGCTTATTCAAAAGACCTGCGTCCGGATATTACTTGCGAGAAAAGTTGTATCAAAGGTGGCATAGCGTTGATGTTCTACGGCTCACTTTCGATATTGGCTATCGGTACAGGTGGAGTCAAGGGTGCTCTTCCGGCTCTTGGTGCTGACCAGTTTGATTCCAAGGATCCAAAGGGAGCAAAGCAGCTTGGAAGTTATTTCAATTGGTACATGTTAAGCACCACTTTTGGAGCAATGATCGGCGTCTCATTCGTCGTTTGGGTCAGCATAAACAAGGATTGGTACTGGGGTTTCTTCATGGGAACTATGGCTGCCATTGTTGGATTCATTGCCATTGCCCTCGGAAAGCCATTTTCTCACTATCCACCTCTTCGGAGCAGCCCTCTACTGAGAATAGCACAG GTTATAGTGGTTGCATTCAAGAACAGAAGATTAATATTACCGGAAAATCCCGTCGAACTTTTCGAGATGAATGATAAAGACAAATATCAGTATGATGAAAAACTCCCTCATACTAATCAGTTCAG GTTACTAGACAAGGCTGCCATTGTCCCTCTAGAGACTTTTCCACAgccatggaaagtttgcacagtGACACAAGTGGAGGAAGTCAAGGTTTTAACAAGGATGTTGCCCATCTTAGCCAGTACCATTATAATGAACACATGTTTGGCACAATTGCAGACATTCTCGGTGCTCCAAGGGGTCTTCATGGATCAACATATTTTCGGAAAAAAATTCCCTCCGGCATCGATACCAATCATTCCTCTAGTTTTCATGACATTCTTAATACCAATCTACGAGTTTGTTGTTGTCCCTTTTGCTCTAAAAATTACTGGACATCCATCCGGAATTACACAGCTTCAACGAGTAGGTGTCGGACTTATTCTCTCGATCATATCAATGGGTGTGGCCGGCATAATCGAAGTTAAGAGGAGGGATCAGTCCATAAAAGATCCATTCAACCCTATTAGTCTATTCTGGTTATCTTTCCAATACGGAATATTTGGACTAGCAGACATGTTCACCATTGTAGGACTAATGGAGTTCTTCTACAAGGAAGCTCCCTCGGGGATGAAATCGCTGGCTACATCATTCGCATGGCTGTCGCTATCATTCGGCTACTTCTTGAGCTCCGCCTTCGTCGACATTATGAACGCAGTCACCAAGAAGATCGCCCCAAGCAAGAAAGGGTGGATAGAGGGTGATGACTTGAACGAGAGTAATCTGAATCTCTTCTATTGGTTCCTAGCagttctcagcacacttaacttCGTTGTCTATCTGCTTTGTGCTTCATGGTACAAGTACAAAGAAGACACCGCAGAATCCGAAACAGAGAGCAGAAATGAAACAGAAAGCAGAAATGATCAATAA
- the LOC108450143 gene encoding uncharacterized protein LOC108450143: MGPPKKHFVPFLLLLAFCILLLLYSPRPNSISTQFPLNPHSIATSTATSASASSTFSLTIKVLTFNRLNSLSRCLTSLSKAHYHPDHPVHLHIFVDHFPNQTQSNIDLKLQESLGILRFVDGFQWKWGQKVVHYRTTNVGLQAQWLEAWWPTSDDEFAFVVEDDLELSPLFFKYLRALILNYYYNASNFSPFVYGASLQRPRFVPGKHGNKMLLEKTSGLFLYQLVGTWGQLLFPKPWKEFRLWYDDHRAKGIKPFLDGMISTGWYKKMGERIWSPWFIKFIHSRGYFNIYTKFPDEKSLSVSHRDAGVNYGKTAGPDSQLLDENSLDSDFPEMKSLSTMKKYDFCFREVVSGRIVWSLNDLGSILPSVQKKEAVLLVSLFGVSETVTRNLLCHFERLNIWNYIFIGPATDFLFHLAQRGHPVIDADGFLEDIKSFKSLRIQESNARLIKEILLKAYVVKKGLELGYNTWVVDGNMVFVDNEIFLDPMDNFYAGESLDLFYVKNSPSAHKIWTHDFLHDVAAMGDKIALPSDTVNFASVMAKLVGQKGIRFKRIDEKSFGMKIGNQNLNQALETNKKVVYWFRELDMNSIQKHLQEMNLWVIDNDSSCRAVVCHNS; this comes from the exons ATGGGCCCTCCGAAGAAACACTTCGTCCCTTTCCTCCTCCTCCTTGCCTTCTGCATCCTCCTCCTCCTTTACTCGCCTCGCCCAAATTCCATCTCTACCCAATTCCCTCTAAATCCCCACTCTATCGCCACCAGTACTGCCACCTCTGCCTCCGCCTCCTCAACCTTTTCCCTTACTATCAAAGTCCTTACTTTTAACCGTCTCAACTCCCTCTCCCGCTGCCTCACCTCCCTTTCAAAAGCCCACTACCACCCCGATCACCCAGTCCACCTCCACATCTTCGTCGACCATTTCCCGAACCAAACCCAATCCAACATCGACCTCAAACTTCAGGAGTCGCTTGGAATTCTGCGGTTTGTCGATGGGTTCCAGTGGAAGTGGGGTCAAAAGGTCGTTCATTACAGAACCACCAATGTGGGTCTTCAGGCTCAATGGTTAGAAGCCTGGTGGCCTACTTCTGATGATGAGTTCGCCTTTGTTGTGGAAGATGATTTGGAGCTTTCACCACTGTTTTTTAAGTATTTGAGGGCTTTGATCTTGAATTATTATTACAATGCttccaattttagtccttttgttTATGGAGCTTCCCTTCAGCGCCCAAGGTTTGTTCCAG GTAAACATGGAAACAAGATGCTACTGGAGAAGACCTCTGGTCTTTTCTTGTACCAACTGGTTGGAACCTGGGGCCAGCTTCTCTTTCCAAAGCCTTGGAAAGAGTTTAGGTTGTGGTATGATGATCACAGGGCAAAAGGCATCAAGCCATTTCTTGATGGGATG ATTTCCACGGGTTGGTACAAGAAGATGGGAGAAAGAATATGGAGTCCTTGGTtcattaaattcattcattctcgtGGCTATTTTAATATCTACACAAAATTTCCAGATGAGAAATCACTTAGCGTCTCCCACAGGGATGCTGGTGTTAACTATGGAAAGACAGCTGGGCCAGATTCTCAACTATTAGATGAAAATTCTCTTGATTCTGATTTTCCGGAAATGAAATCTTTGAGTACTATGAAGAAGTATGATTTCTGTTTCAGGGAAGTAGTTTCTGGAAGAATTGTATGGTCCTTGAATGATCTTGGATCTATTCTTCCCTCTGTGCAGAAAAAGGAAGCTGTTTTGCTTGTCAGCCTATTTGGGGTGTCGGAGACAGTTACTAGAAACCTTCTTTGCCATTTTGAGAGGCTAAATATATGGAATTACATTTTCATCGGTCCTGCAACTGACTTTCTGTTTCATCTTGCTCAAAGGGGACATCCTGTGATTGATGCAGATGGATTTCTTGAAGAtatcaaatcattcaaatcactGAGAATTCAAGAGTCAAATGCTAGGCTTATCAAAGAAATTCTGTTGAAGGCTTATGTTGTCAAAAAAGGTTTAGAATTGGGTTATAATACTTGGGTGGTggatggaaacatggtttttgtTGATAATGAAATTTTTCTTGATCCCATGGACAACTTTTATGCAGGGGAGAGCTTGGACCTCTTCTATGTCAAGAACTCACCTTCTGCTCACAAAATTTGGACTCATGATTTTCTACATGATGTTGCAGCTATGGGGGATAAGATTGCACTTCCAAGTGATACCGTAAATTTTGCATCTGTAATGGCAAAACTGGTGGGACAGAAAGGAATCAGATTTAAGCGCATTGATGAGAAAAGCTTTGGCATGAAAATTGGTAACCAAAATCTCAATCAAGCATTGGAAACTAATAAAAAGGTGGTTTACTGGTTCAGAGAGTTAGATATGAATTCCATTCAGAAGCATCTTCAAGAAATGAATCTATGGGTCATAGATAATGACTCTTCCTGCAGAGCTGTAGTTTGTCACAACTCATAA